CCAATTACCTTTGTTAGAATTGTCGTCACGCTACGTTGTATATTGTAAAAGCCCTTCGGTACACTTCGTTACTCAGGGCTAGCCTTCGATGGCTAGGTTGAGTTAGAAAAGTCGTTCCACGGGAACCAATATGGAGCTTCTAGTGTAAGTTCGGATGCTTAAGTAACGAAGTGTACCGAAGCATCGGATATTCCATTCTTATAAACCTCGCCAGATTATGGTGGGGTTTTTTTATGTCATGACATGTGCCAATAGACTCAATACTACACGCTAGGCAAATAACGGATGCAAGTTGGCTTAAAGGCAAATCTATTAACTGGTTTTGAAAACAAAAATGAAATTTTGAATCAATGGTAGAGTGTTTCAATGCCCTCCACCTCCATGTCCACCTCCGCTTGAACCACCACTTCCACCTCCTGAAGACGAATGACCTCCACCTGAAGAGGAACGACCTCCACCAGATGTTCGATTACCTGACCGAGAAGAATTACGATTTGAAGATAAAAGTTTGTCTGAATCACATTTTGAATGACAACCAATATAAAGAATTGGACAGGTTAGGTTCATTTGGTTTGAATTTGTAGAACTAGGTTGTAAAGTGATCAGATAACAAAGTGCTTGGTCCGAGTCACATTTTCTTTTACAACTTTCTGATGAATGATTAGTAATCGTGTTAGAACAATTTAGAAATAACAACAGACAGCCTAGAGAAATGAATAACTTAGTTGAGAAAAATATAGTCTTCATTTTGCACCTTTCTCTACCAATAACCGAACAATCTCTTCCTTTTCTGAAAGAAGAATTTCAGATAAGGCGGTATGACCTTCATTTGTGACTAAATTTGGATTTGCTCCTGCATCGAGTAATAGCTTTACAACTCTCGGATAACGATTATAAGCTGCCATCATTAATGCCGTATGCCCATTTCTCGTTTTTGCATTTAAATTTACATTCATTGAAACTAATAGTGCTACAATTTCAGTGTGACCTTCTTTTGAAGCAATCATAAGAGGTGTTAGTCTTTCAAAAGTATCTTCAGGTGAGTTTATATCATAACCATGTTTGATAAGTTGTCTGACTCTTTCCCTATTTCCTGCTGCAACCTGGTAATACAAATTCTGATATCGATCTTCTGACCTGGTTTGTAGATTAGCACATTGAATTGTCAAAAGGAGAAAACTGAGCGTTAGGTAAATGGTTCGTTTCATGTTTGCATTTTCACATGACGGAAACCAATTTCAAATAGTGGTATTCCGCAAATGTGGTAAACTACTATGTGTCCTTTGAAAGGGAGGATACTCTCTAAAAAACTTGAAATGAGTTTCCCATTGGAATGCTGAGATTATCGATTTATTAGAATTGGGTAAGATTTATTTGGAAAGTATTTGGCCGGACTTCTTTTTTAAACTCGTTTTCTTGGCTTTTTTCTTAGCTGGTGGAGATTTTTTATTGTATTCGAGAGATAATTGAATCCAGTATTCCATTTCTTTTTTTGTTTTTATATCTTCTTCCTTAACAAAGACAAATCCTTTCATCAGGTGTCCGTTATGGATCATGGGGCGTGCCTTTTTCTTCGATAGAATGGATTCAACAGTTTCAGGATCAATTCTGCACATGATTTCATCAGTTCTAATACAGAGGCACATTTTACCGTTTACCATAAAACATAAGCCGCCAAACATTTTTTTCTCTTCCACATCTGTCTGACCTTCCATTAACTTTCGAACACGATCCGATAATTTCTCATTGATAGCCATATGTTTGAAAGATTTAGAATCAGTTTATCGATTTGTAAACTTATTTCTGTCGATTGATATGGATCGAATGGATTTTTGGGGCTCGCCCTTATTTTGGAAGATTCTTTTCCTTTTTAAAGAAAAAAGTATATTCTGCGTAGGTGTTATGTGACCTGTCAGGTGGAGGAGGAAATTCCCAGGAACTGATTTCTTTTTGTATACAACCGATAAGTGAATCAGATGTAAAATCGGTTTGGATGAGTTCCACTTTTGTAGGAACTCCATCGGGTTCGATTTGCCAATCAAATTGGATTTTGCCTTCTTCGATTTTAGGATTTGTTTCTAAGTATATATTGTAACAAATTTGAATTTTGCGTTTATGTTTGGTGATGGTGAGGTTCACTTCTCTCTTGTGATAAGGGGAGAGACCTTTTTTATCCATTTCCAATGAGGGTTTTGTGAATTGATTTTCATTTCCATTTGGACGGAGGAAAAGAAAATACACAATGCTTAGGATAAGGGTAGTCATTGTGACAAGAAGGATTTCTTTTTGGTATGGAATCTGTTTTTTCATTTATGAATGTAATTTATGTTTCAAATTCGTTTTACTTTTTAAAAAACACAAAGGCTGCACCAGACGATAAAGCTGAATTGTTTGTACTGACAGTAGGTCCATTGGTAATCCTTGTTTGGAAACTTGACTCACCTGAGGCTCCTACCACGATCGTATCGCCAGTGATGGCTACCGAATTTCCACATAGGTCACCAGCATCGGATGCTTTTAGATAGACTTGAGTAGCTTCCCAGAGTTTTGGGGAATTACTGACAAGAAACCCGTAGAAGGGAATGGGAGTTCCCGATATGGAAGCGAGTAACAAAGTTTCCCTATACCCTTTTGATTTTTGATCACAAGGGTTATTTAATGTTAATCGCTGGCAGTTTGCACAAACAAGAAGTAGGAATAATCCTACGATCATTTCTATCAAAAACGAAGGAAACCCAATTTGACCTTTACTCATTAAATTCCTCTAATTCGTTTTTCCAGATAAAATTTGCTAACATTCGTTAGAAATTCTTTTCGATAAAACCAAAGTTAGCAAGTTATTTTCTAATTTACCTATGGAATGAAAATCAATTTTCTAAATTTTTTCGAGTTTTGTATAAAGTTAAATTCAAATCTAAGAATGGATATTCTTCGAAAATACTAAGTTTCTGTAGATTTTTCGTAAAGAAATACTAATCACTACCAATTGAACGGGAAGAAAATTCATGTCCCATTGGTTTTCTGTCAAATTGGTAATATAAAGTCCCTTACTTTCAAATGGTGGCAGAATTGGATACCGTATGAGCACCGTTAAAGTTGTGACAACGATTGTATCCGCTAAACCAAAATAATAAGGGAGAGGGTATCGTTTTTGATTCAGATGGTATAGGAATACCATTACAATAAGGCTCAATGGTTCTAAAAGTAAGTAATTGGCACTATCAAAAGTGGGTAAGGATAGGAGGGCCATTCGATAAGCAGCATGACAATAAATCCATGATAATGGTGACGAATTAAAGGTAAAAATTTTCTGATTTATCTGAGTGGTTTGAAAACGCACTTTTGCCATTTCCTGGAATAACCAAAGTAGGAGAAAAAAACAGGCAAATCGACTGACGATTCCGCGGTATGTTCCTCCATCCGGTGCAAATACCATAACAAAGATATTCGTTAAAACTGCAAAATTGATATAATGGGTAAACCAAGGCATGAATTTTTGTTGTTTAGATTCAGGTAAAGATACAAATCCAATGACTGCTCCTAAGCCAAGTGGCAGAAGAAGTATCAGTTTGCTAAATCCCATGATCGCAATCAGATCCTTATGTGATTGCAAAGAATATTGAATGGCAACTATCAAAGATAAGGCGGTTATTGTGAAAAATAGAATGGTCTGATAGTATTTTGCAAGGTAACAAACTAGAGTTACAAAAAAAATCGCAATCAGACTATTCCAAAGTAGGAAAGTGAGATCCATGCCCAGTTCATGATTCATTTTAAAAAGCCTTAAGGTAACATGATTCTAAGATCGATGTCGAGTGACGCTAAATTTTTCAAAGTATAAAACAAAGGGATTACTTTTACGTTGCCACTTAAAAAGTTAAGTGGCTAGGGAGGAAGGAAAGGTTGGGATGTGACATAATGAGTGGTATAATCCACAAACCCCCACCCGAGTTAGGGAGGAGGGGAGTGGCTCGTGGGCAGGTGCCAAAATCCTCCTACCACAGCTTTATCCTTCTGGCAATTCTCATCACTTATCCTCCGTTTTTTTAATCCAACTTTTCACCTTTTGGTAAGGTCTTCATCACTTTAGGTTGAGGGTAATAGGAATTGAGAAAATACGATGTTTAATAGTTTTCCATTTGTCTATTTTATGATATAATTTCCAGTTTATGATAAATCTCCCTTTCCATTTGGATCGAATGTTGCGCTAAAAAACTAGGCATATCAAAATTTTGTTTTTGATACTCCGAAAAAACGAGTGCCTTTGCTTTTTCTAAACTAACTTGATCTTTCCATTTCGCAATAGTTACGAAGAAGATGGTTTCATTTTTTTCGCAAAAGTATACTTCATCACCTAAGAAACCAGGTATATTTTTTATAAAATCACGATTGATGTTGACTCGTTTTAAAAAAACATCCATTGCTTTTTTGGGTAACTGAAATCGATCAATTAGAATTTGGTTCATGGCATCCTCTTAACTATCATTAGCTTTTGAAAGCTTGAGTAATAGTAAAGATACACGACTTCTATCGTTAAAAATTGTAAAAAATCAGAAATCTAAACAATGTTACCAAATTTGTTTACGTTGGAAAAATGCCTTTGGTGATTCTCCAGTGAAGAGTTTGAAATCTTTATTAAAATGGGATTGGTCAAAATAGCCGCTAATGTATGAAAGTTCAGTTAGGTCCATTTGATTCGAATAGGAGCTGATGGCTGATCGAATTCTTAAAAGATTGGAATAATGTTTGATTGTTGTTCCTACCGAATGTTTGAATTTTTTTTCTAAAGAGTCCAAACTACTGGGTAGACCGCGATGTAAATCTTTTATTTTTAAATTCCCATTTGCATTTTTGATCCTTAAAAGGGTTTCGCTAACAATAGGTTCAATATTTCTTTCTTTTTTGTTTTGAAGTAAAAAGTTTTCAATGGAAGAAATACGCTTTAAGTCAGACGTGGATTCAAAAAGTTTTTCTTCAATTTCTGTAATGAATCTTTTGGGAATGAAGAGTTCTAAACTTAAAGTTTTTTCATAGAAGTCGGAAATCGGTTCCTGAAAAAATTTGGCAGCACCAATTTCCGTCAGTAGAACCAGTAGCGCTGAGGATTTTTTGGTATATCTAATTTTTCTTGCTGATTTTCTAAACCCGGCAATCCCCATTCTTGGTAAATCATAAGTGTGGTCGAACTCAGTACTTTGCAGGGATCCAGAGAGTTGAAATGATAATACAAGATGCGGATTCGGTAAAATCTGGTTCTCGATTCCTTCTTCTGTTTTTATAATTAAGTACTTTTGTACATAAGGAGAAAGTGGCTTGGAAGGGAAAAAACTTTGGATCTGCATTGGCACTAAAACCATTGAATGTTGTAGTTTAATATGAGTTTCCATCTTTTTTAAAGGCAATGAGATTATTTTAATTTTTAACAGAATTCAATGAAAGTTGAGAAAAAGGTGGGCTCTAATTTCAAAAATTGATTCTTACAAATTTTAGGAAATTTGTTTCGTTTGACAATTTTTAAGTCCAACTTTACAGTCAGTAAAAAAGAGTAACCACGGATTGAAGTATTCCTTAACACCAGTTCTGTTTTTTTCTTTTGTTTTATTAAGCTGCCTTATTGTATCTTGTAAATTCCCAAATCTGGAAAATGGATGTGATCCTAAATCCGATTCTTTTCGTACCTTTTATTTAACGAGAATTTTGTATGATGATGATAGAGAGTATTGTGGTTCTGCTGC
This genomic window from Leptospira bandrabouensis contains:
- a CDS encoding helix-turn-helix domain-containing protein, with translation METHIKLQHSMVLVPMQIQSFFPSKPLSPYVQKYLIIKTEEGIENQILPNPHLVLSFQLSGSLQSTEFDHTYDLPRMGIAGFRKSARKIRYTKKSSALLVLLTEIGAAKFFQEPISDFYEKTLSLELFIPKRFITEIEEKLFESTSDLKRISSIENFLLQNKKERNIEPIVSETLLRIKNANGNLKIKDLHRGLPSSLDSLEKKFKHSVGTTIKHYSNLLRIRSAISSYSNQMDLTELSYISGYFDQSHFNKDFKLFTGESPKAFFQRKQIW
- a CDS encoding AgmX/PglI C-terminal domain-containing protein, yielding MKKQIPYQKEILLVTMTTLILSIVYFLFLRPNGNENQFTKPSLEMDKKGLSPYHKREVNLTITKHKRKIQICYNIYLETNPKIEEGKIQFDWQIEPDGVPTKVELIQTDFTSDSLIGCIQKEISSWEFPPPPDRSHNTYAEYTFFFKKEKNLPK
- a CDS encoding TfoX/Sxy family protein, encoding MAINEKLSDRVRKLMEGQTDVEEKKMFGGLCFMVNGKMCLCIRTDEIMCRIDPETVESILSKKKARPMIHNGHLMKGFVFVKEEDIKTKKEMEYWIQLSLEYNKKSPPAKKKAKKTSLKKKSGQILSK
- a CDS encoding ankyrin repeat domain-containing protein, which encodes MKRTIYLTLSFLLLTIQCANLQTRSEDRYQNLYYQVAAGNRERVRQLIKHGYDINSPEDTFERLTPLMIASKEGHTEIVALLVSMNVNLNAKTRNGHTALMMAAYNRYPRVVKLLLDAGANPNLVTNEGHTALSEILLSEKEEIVRLLVEKGAK
- a CDS encoding antibiotic biosynthesis monooxygenase family protein, with amino-acid sequence MNQILIDRFQLPKKAMDVFLKRVNINRDFIKNIPGFLGDEVYFCEKNETIFFVTIAKWKDQVSLEKAKALVFSEYQKQNFDMPSFLAQHSIQMEREIYHKLEIIS
- a CDS encoding FG-GAP repeat protein, whose translation is MSKGQIGFPSFLIEMIVGLFLLLVCANCQRLTLNNPCDQKSKGYRETLLLASISGTPIPFYGFLVSNSPKLWEATQVYLKASDAGDLCGNSVAITGDTIVVGASGESSFQTRITNGPTVSTNNSALSSGAAFVFFKK